One region of Primulina tabacum isolate GXHZ01 chromosome 17, ASM2559414v2, whole genome shotgun sequence genomic DNA includes:
- the LOC142531818 gene encoding LOW QUALITY PROTEIN: BTB/POZ domain-containing protein At3g03510-like (The sequence of the model RefSeq protein was modified relative to this genomic sequence to represent the inferred CDS: deleted 1 base in 1 codon) has product MAARQAIECHTRRPKARASSEVQFHIGGSVFTLDKELLAPKSEKLAKILKESSHENPSQLLRDIPADPDSLEIVERFCQGYEINLSTENVVRVACVAHYLGMTENHCPNNLLNKTFVFLEKEIVTSWNKSIQALKTAENVLQEALQLGLVDYCVESVVSKVLEDPCLLGEPIKNSVSDDDSDENGNCLRQASVRRKIFDHDRKSGDLTILSLRLYEYIIYTMLRRKVPQDYVAANLCEYAKKWLFYKRGDDASVYAENSQREIVEVLEGLLPHQKGVLPCTFLFEMLHFAMALGAKTECKNGLEIRIGKQLDHASVKDLLIPCQGYSKDEGYDTECVTRILKNFYSNYKGPDDSGLISVAELIDEFLAEISADIDLKTTTFMAFADMSLAASSGTPRTSDGIYRAIDIYLDKHRHLTESEKEELCTFLDCNKMTREACEHAAQNNKLPTRVVVQVLFVGQLKLRDEIAKEVKLHGGGLLKVPEAEERGEEDVVTEIEEIGNKVLALEKECSAMRREISCKNVKSPRKNIWKEMKRKLGCATTSIHECNCHVKKKKKVHPK; this is encoded by the exons ATGGCAGCTCGACAAGCCATAGAATGTCATACCAG GAGACCAAAGGCAAGAGCCTCATCAGAAGTACAGTTTCATATAGGTGGATCAGTCTTCACCCTGGATAAG GAACTTTTGGCCCCCAAATCAGAAAAACTagcaaaaattttaaaagagaGCTCTCATGAAAATCCTTCCCAGTTGCTTCGTGATATCCCAGCTGATCCAGATTCGTTGGAGATTGTTGAACGGTTCTGCCAGGGATACGAAATCAACTTATCGACAGAAAACGTAGTTCGTGTAGCCTGTGTTGCTCACTACCTTGGAATGACTGAAAACCACTGTCCTAACAATCTGCTAAACAAGACCTTCGTG TTTCTCGAGAAAGAGATTGTAACTAGCTGGAACAAATCCATTCAAGCTCTAAAGACTGCAGAGAATGTTCTACAAGAAGCTTTACAGCTAGGCCTTGTCGATTACTGTGTGGAATCTGTTGTCTCGAAAGTGTTGGAAGATCCATGTTTACTAGGAGAACCGATAAAGAATTCGGTCTCTGATGACGATAGTGATGAGAATGGCAATTGTTTAAGGCAAGCAAGCGTGAGGAGGAAGATTTTTGATCACGACAGGAAATCAGGAGATTTAACCATACTTTCATTGAGGTTGtatgaatatatcatatataCGATGCTTCGACGCAAAGTTCCTCAAGATTATGTGGCGGCAAATCTTTGTGAGTATGCAAAGAAATGGTTATTTTACAAAAGAGGTGATGATGCGTCGGTTTATGCAGAAAATTCTCAAAGAGAAATTGTTGAGGTTTTGGAGGGACTGCTGCCGCATCAAAAGGGGGTTCTTCCCTGCACATTTCTCTTTGAAATGCTGCACTTTGCAATGGCACTCGGAGCAAAAACTGAATGCAAAAATGGGTTAGAAATCAGAATAGGAAAGCAATTAGATCATGCATCCGTGAAGGACTTGTTAATACCTTGTCAAGGATATTCAAAGGATGAAGGGTACGACACCGAATGTGTAACAAGGATTTTGAAGAATTTCTATAGCAACTACAAGGGACCAGACGATTCTGGACTAATATCAGTTGCTGAACTTATCGATGAATTCTTGGCAGAAATTTCTGCTGATATAGACTTGAAAACTACCACTTTCATGGCATTTGCTGATATGTCTCTCGCAGCATCATCAGGGACTCCAAGAACGTCCGATGGCATATACAGAGCTATTGACATCTACTTAGACAAGCACAGGCACTTGACAGAATCAGAAAAGGAGGAACTGTGTACATTTTTGGATTGTAACAAGATGACTCGAGAAGCATGCGAACATGCAGCTCAGAACAATAAGCTGCCCACTCGTGTGGTGGTGCAAGTGCTATTCGTAGGACAGTTGAAACTGAGAGACGAAATTGCAAAAGAAGTGAAGCTTCATGGTGGTGGGTTGTTAAAGGTGCCAGAAGCGGAGGAACGGGGCGAGGAAGATGTGGTGACAGAAATCGAAGAGATCGGAAATAAAGTATTGGCGCTGGAGAAGGAATGCAGTGCTATGAGGAGAGAAATTAGCTGCAAAAATGTGAAAAGCCCTAGAAAGAATATTTGGAAAGAAATGAAAAGGAAGTTGGGGTGTGCAACTACAAGTATACATGAATGCAACTGCCAtgtaaagaagaagaaaaaggtgCATCCTAAATAG
- the LOC142531819 gene encoding DNA-directed RNA polymerases II, IV and V subunit 8B-like has translation MAEIHFDETVEVLSIEDKRNKRVYRIVAKSENGEFYLELDVHTSLYSMLPGEKYRMVISNSLHLDGSDVSGYFPQGKQKSIADEFEFVMHGVLYKVSEAKGCNTEVVVYISFGGLQLMLRGDLLKMHQFSNRKLFLLLRKM, from the exons ATGGCTGAAATTCACTTTGATGAGACTGTCGAAGTTCTCAGTATCGAAGACAAACGAAACAAGAGAG TTTATCGGATTGTGGCAAAGAGCGAAAACGGGGAGTTTTATTTGGAACTAGATGTGCACACGTCACTCTATTCCATGCTCCCTGGCGAGAAATATAGAATGGTGATATCTAACTCTCTACATTTGGATGGTTCAGATGTGTCTGGCTACTTTCCTCAG GGAAAGCAAAAATCTATTGCCGATGAATTTGAGTTTGTGATGCACGGGGTGCTGTACAAGGTTTCAGAAGCCAAAGGCTGCAATACTGAAGT AGTGGTATATATTTCATTTGGAGGACTCCAGTTGATGTTGAGAGGTGATCTGCTGAAGATGCATCAATTTAGCAACAGAAAGCTGTTTCTTCTCTTGAGGAAGATGTGA